The Planococcus liqunii genome includes a region encoding these proteins:
- a CDS encoding acetamidase/formamidase family protein, translating to MKTLPTKDVIYSFSSLNPPVMNAKPGETIVIETYDCFKNQIQSADQEVAAIDWNEINPATGPIFIEGADIGDLLKVTIDDLEIGNQGVMVTGPELGVMGHRMEAMESKIIPIQDGKAIFSDKLHLPLNPMIGVIGVAPEGKPVSCGTPGPHGGNMDTKLITKGATLYFPVFAEGALFALGDFHAAMGDGEVSVSGIEVPGRATVTFDVIKGIHSKFPILQNADGFAILVSAMTLDEAVKIAVEETIDLLLPHTDMTVSEMTMLMSAAGEAQISQVVDPLVTVRFFVPQHVLDSLSIQLFN from the coding sequence ATGAAAACCTTGCCGACAAAAGATGTCATTTACAGTTTTTCATCGCTGAATCCCCCTGTTATGAACGCCAAACCGGGAGAAACGATCGTTATTGAAACTTACGATTGCTTTAAGAATCAAATCCAATCAGCAGATCAGGAAGTGGCGGCAATCGACTGGAACGAAATCAATCCGGCAACCGGACCGATTTTCATTGAAGGAGCAGACATTGGAGATCTGCTGAAAGTGACAATTGATGACCTGGAAATCGGAAATCAGGGTGTCATGGTAACGGGGCCGGAACTCGGAGTGATGGGCCACCGCATGGAAGCGATGGAGTCAAAAATCATTCCGATCCAGGACGGCAAAGCCATATTCAGCGACAAACTGCATTTGCCGCTGAATCCGATGATCGGCGTAATCGGCGTTGCTCCTGAAGGCAAACCGGTGTCCTGCGGCACTCCGGGCCCGCACGGGGGCAATATGGATACCAAACTGATCACCAAAGGCGCGACGCTCTACTTTCCGGTTTTTGCAGAAGGTGCGCTGTTTGCCTTAGGCGATTTCCACGCTGCCATGGGCGACGGAGAAGTCAGTGTGTCGGGAATTGAAGTGCCGGGACGCGCCACTGTCACTTTTGATGTCATCAAAGGAATCCATTCCAAATTTCCGATTCTGCAGAACGCGGACGGCTTCGCCATCCTTGTTTCGGCCATGACGCTTGATGAAGCGGTCAAAATCGCTGTTGAAGAAACCATTGACTTGCTGCTGCCGCATACCGATATGACCGTGAGCGAAATGACGATGCTGATGAGCGCTGCAGGCGAAGCCCAAATTAGCCAAGTTGTCGATCCACTCGTTACGGTGCGCTTTTTTGTGCCGCAGCATGTACTTGATTCTCTCAGCATTCAACTATTCAACTGA
- a CDS encoding pyridoxal phosphate-dependent aminotransferase encodes MEFSNRLQQLPTQFFSKLAAKTSQALAEGRDIINLGQGNPDQPTPEHIIQVMQEAVADPKNHKYSPFRGIPEMRQAAADFYKREYDVNIDPDTEVAVLAGTKIGLVELPLVFLNSGELMLLPDPGYPDYLSGTPLAEARFETFPLKAENGFLPDYAEIPYAVKEQAKLMYLNYPNNPTGAVATARFFEDTVAFAKENELAIVHDFAYGAVGFDGLKPPSFLQADGAKDVGVEMYTLSKTYNMAGWRIGFAVGNPKMIEGLNLIQDHLFAGLSPALQLAAAEALTGDQRCVTELVAMYEKRRAVLKEECSRIGWQIEAPKGSFFAWLPVPKGFTSVGFADYLLEHANISTAAGSGFGESGEGYIRVGLLVDEARIAEAISRIEKLNLF; translated from the coding sequence ATGGAATTTTCAAATCGACTGCAACAGCTGCCGACGCAGTTTTTTTCAAAACTGGCTGCAAAAACGAGCCAGGCATTGGCAGAAGGCCGGGACATTATCAACTTAGGCCAAGGCAATCCTGATCAGCCGACGCCGGAACATATCATTCAAGTGATGCAAGAAGCAGTGGCCGATCCCAAAAACCACAAATACTCGCCTTTCCGCGGGATCCCGGAAATGCGCCAAGCCGCTGCAGATTTCTATAAACGCGAATATGATGTAAACATCGACCCCGACACAGAAGTGGCCGTTCTTGCCGGCACCAAAATCGGCCTGGTTGAACTGCCGCTTGTTTTTCTGAACTCAGGCGAGTTAATGCTGCTGCCTGATCCCGGCTATCCGGATTACTTGTCGGGCACCCCTTTAGCGGAAGCCCGATTTGAAACTTTTCCGTTGAAAGCAGAAAACGGCTTTTTGCCGGACTATGCAGAAATTCCCTATGCGGTAAAAGAGCAAGCCAAACTGATGTACTTGAACTATCCGAACAATCCAACAGGGGCCGTCGCTACTGCCCGCTTTTTCGAGGATACGGTGGCATTCGCCAAAGAAAATGAGTTGGCGATTGTCCATGACTTTGCCTATGGGGCTGTCGGTTTTGACGGCCTCAAACCGCCAAGCTTCCTGCAAGCCGACGGAGCGAAAGATGTAGGGGTTGAAATGTATACCTTGTCGAAAACCTACAATATGGCGGGATGGCGCATCGGTTTTGCGGTAGGCAATCCAAAAATGATAGAAGGGTTGAATCTTATCCAGGACCATTTGTTTGCCGGCCTTTCCCCTGCCCTTCAGCTGGCCGCGGCGGAAGCACTGACCGGCGATCAGCGATGCGTTACTGAACTAGTCGCCATGTACGAAAAACGCCGCGCCGTTCTAAAAGAAGAATGTTCGCGCATCGGCTGGCAGATTGAAGCCCCGAAAGGTTCTTTCTTCGCCTGGCTGCCGGTTCCAAAAGGCTTTACCAGTGTCGGATTCGCGGATTACCTGCTCGAGCACGCCAATATTTCAACAGCTGCCGGAAGCGGCTTTGGCGAAAGCGGTGAAGGTTATATCCGAGTTGGCTTGCTTGTGGACGAAGCACGGATTGCAGAAGCGATTTCACGGATTGAAAAACTGAATTTATTCTAA
- a CDS encoding GNAT family N-acetyltransferase, translating to MDFTIRQATPNDAEAVAPLIINAIGDIAAHMTAETEPDAIKQKIEAMIRGKNTRHSHRFTWVAELGGTVAGALVLYHGSAARELDQHLIDLLKAEGHERTIEPEAHLDEWYIDTVSVNPACQGQKIGTKLLSYADQLVHQAGGGKLSLNVDVGKTNAIRLYERLGFKIAEPWNIIGEPFHHMVKKVD from the coding sequence ATGGACTTCACGATACGGCAAGCTACACCAAATGATGCAGAAGCGGTAGCGCCGCTGATCATTAATGCAATCGGCGACATTGCAGCCCATATGACGGCCGAGACGGAACCAGACGCTATCAAACAAAAAATCGAAGCGATGATCCGCGGCAAAAACACCCGGCACAGCCATCGGTTTACTTGGGTGGCTGAACTGGGCGGAACCGTTGCAGGCGCTCTCGTGCTTTACCACGGAAGTGCGGCCCGCGAATTGGACCAACATCTGATTGACCTGTTGAAAGCTGAAGGCCACGAACGCACCATTGAGCCGGAAGCTCATCTTGACGAATGGTATATTGATACGGTTTCGGTAAATCCTGCTTGCCAGGGACAAAAAATCGGCACCAAGCTCTTGTCTTACGCCGACCAATTGGTCCATCAAGCAGGAGGAGGCAAACTCTCCCTTAACGTCGATGTTGGCAAAACAAATGCTATTCGTCTGTACGAACGGCTTGGCTTCAAGATTGCCGAACCTTGGAACATTATTGGCGAACCGTTCCATCATATGGTTAAAAAAGTAGACTGA
- a CDS encoding SEC-C metal-binding domain-containing protein codes for MVGRNDPCPCGSGKKYKKCHGKEQSVSINDLVNDELFKVRQQFFSENPNQAQLPAFRELQQAWQPRLMESMAENDAQAFVIENFLFMQKPELWQEFLVKHIDLAQRPTTQEVLENWKNVRVFLGQYVKGDEAAAQFKDAFTGDVYKMTDQPPTDMQDGQGLLAILLPDARIGEDGALFLNGYLTVVGEFNPFFEQLKAKMASANATDGTQYVHEHYLEVVESIVKYSTGTVDESIELSPEHESVMAELRKHIDQADFDAETVDNVTSILNSYLVSQQPTVQKPEALVAGYWRFLQDHELIKGPMLAPKDLSEKFNVSSSTILKRSKEFGSYFEELLAKN; via the coding sequence ATGGTAGGAAGAAATGATCCGTGCCCATGCGGCAGCGGCAAGAAATACAAAAAATGCCACGGAAAAGAACAATCCGTGTCCATTAACGATCTAGTAAACGATGAACTTTTTAAAGTTCGCCAGCAATTCTTTTCAGAAAATCCAAACCAGGCTCAACTTCCGGCTTTCCGCGAGCTTCAGCAGGCTTGGCAGCCCCGTTTAATGGAATCGATGGCAGAAAATGATGCGCAAGCATTCGTCATCGAAAACTTCTTGTTTATGCAAAAACCGGAGCTTTGGCAGGAGTTTTTAGTGAAGCACATTGACCTTGCTCAACGCCCAACTACTCAAGAAGTTCTTGAAAACTGGAAAAATGTCCGGGTATTCCTTGGACAATACGTCAAAGGTGACGAAGCAGCTGCTCAATTTAAAGATGCTTTCACTGGAGACGTTTATAAAATGACAGACCAGCCGCCGACCGATATGCAGGACGGCCAAGGATTACTGGCTATTTTGCTTCCGGATGCACGCATCGGTGAAGACGGCGCCTTGTTCTTGAATGGTTATCTGACGGTTGTGGGGGAATTCAATCCATTCTTTGAGCAGCTAAAAGCCAAAATGGCATCTGCCAATGCAACAGATGGCACTCAATATGTACACGAGCATTACCTCGAAGTGGTTGAAAGCATCGTTAAGTATTCAACCGGCACAGTGGATGAAAGCATTGAGCTTTCGCCTGAGCACGAATCCGTGATGGCTGAACTTCGCAAGCATATTGACCAAGCAGACTTTGACGCAGAAACTGTCGACAACGTCACGAGCATCTTGAACAGTTACCTGGTGAGCCAGCAGCCGACTGTCCAAAAACCGGAAGCACTTGTTGCCGGTTACTGGAGATTCCTGCAGGATCACGAACTGATTAAAGGGCCAATGCTTGCGCCAAAAGATTTAAGCGAAAAATTCAATGTTTCTTCAAGCACCATCTTGAAACGCTCTAAAGAATTCGGTTCTTATTTCGAAGAACTGCTAGCAAAAAATTAA
- a CDS encoding carbohydrate kinase family protein: MGNAKHILTYGDAFVDYIAVNTENNQFNRHLGGATVNVAAGASRLGLPSKFITITGDDDTSAFVRQELENEGVDLSYSIIVPKKRVSGVYVHFTPDYDRIFAKYENETPDLQVTTQDLVEDAFNDASVFHMCTGTMFHPEALKTTLEAVRLAKRGGALCSFDVNIRPLRWDSEEQCRTTVFQFLADVDILKLTTDELAFLMETDSVEKGIGRLSEFNIPLVFLTDGKNGTHALFEGENFHVPVVPVQPVDTTGAGDAFVAGTLRYIHLNGLPKTRAEVVDCALFANKLGALCTTKHGALTAMPKLEDLERLS; the protein is encoded by the coding sequence ATGGGTAACGCGAAGCACATCCTGACTTACGGAGATGCTTTTGTCGATTATATTGCAGTAAACACAGAGAATAATCAGTTCAACAGGCATTTGGGAGGCGCGACCGTCAATGTGGCAGCAGGCGCGAGCCGGCTGGGCCTGCCGTCGAAGTTCATCACCATTACAGGAGATGATGACACTTCGGCATTTGTCCGGCAAGAACTTGAAAACGAAGGCGTTGATTTAAGCTATTCCATTATTGTCCCGAAAAAACGGGTGAGCGGCGTTTATGTCCACTTTACTCCGGACTATGACCGGATTTTTGCCAAATATGAAAATGAGACGCCGGACCTTCAAGTGACCACGCAGGATTTGGTGGAGGATGCGTTCAATGACGCCAGTGTTTTTCATATGTGCACAGGCACGATGTTCCATCCCGAAGCATTGAAGACTACGCTCGAAGCAGTCCGTCTGGCAAAAAGGGGAGGAGCTCTTTGTTCTTTTGACGTCAATATCCGGCCGCTCCGATGGGACAGCGAAGAGCAATGCCGGACTACTGTTTTTCAGTTTCTGGCAGATGTCGATATCTTGAAACTAACCACCGACGAACTGGCTTTTTTGATGGAAACCGATTCGGTTGAAAAAGGCATCGGCCGTTTGTCGGAGTTCAATATCCCGCTCGTATTTTTAACGGACGGAAAAAACGGAACACATGCTTTGTTTGAAGGAGAGAATTTTCATGTGCCGGTCGTTCCGGTCCAGCCGGTGGATACTACCGGTGCGGGAGATGCATTTGTTGCCGGAACGCTTCGCTACATTCATCTGAACGGTTTGCCTAAAACCCGGGCCGAAGTAGTGGACTGTGCTTTATTTGCCAATAAATTGGGGGCGCTCTGCACTACCAAGCACGGCGCTCTTACGGCGATGCCAAAGCTCGAAGATTTGGAACGATTGTCTTGA
- the lepB gene encoding signal peptidase I: MNEDAINDLIAWMKIIILTAAIVLLSRQFLFEPVAVHGQSMMPTFEEDDKVILSKISSIDNFDMIVFVAPDQKNYIKRVIGIPGDRVEMKDDQLYLNGKPVNEPYLEENRQWAETNGYPKLTTDFGEFTVPGECYFVLGDNRLNSVDSRMIGFILEEAVIGEVKFRISPIDHIGTVK; the protein is encoded by the coding sequence ATGAACGAAGATGCGATAAACGATCTGATTGCCTGGATGAAAATCATCATTTTGACGGCTGCCATTGTTCTGCTGTCCCGCCAATTTTTGTTTGAACCGGTAGCGGTGCATGGACAATCGATGATGCCCACATTTGAAGAAGACGACAAAGTCATCTTGAGCAAAATCAGCAGCATCGATAATTTTGACATGATTGTATTTGTGGCTCCGGATCAGAAAAATTACATCAAACGGGTAATCGGGATTCCGGGAGACCGGGTGGAGATGAAAGACGACCAGTTGTACTTAAACGGCAAACCGGTAAATGAACCTTATCTTGAAGAAAACCGGCAATGGGCGGAAACGAATGGTTATCCGAAGCTGACAACTGATTTTGGGGAATTTACCGTCCCGGGGGAATGCTATTTCGTGTTAGGCGACAATCGCTTAAACAGTGTAGATTCCCGCATGATCGGTTTTATTCTGGAAGAAGCAGTAATTGGGGAAGTGAAGTTCCGGATTTCTCCAATAGACCATATTGGAACCGTCAAATAA
- a CDS encoding carbon-nitrogen family hydrolase, producing MKIACVQMDIAFGEPETNFREVAAYMEEAVRNGAETIVLPEMWNTGYALTELKTLADSSRRTIGFLQDFAKTHQVNIVGGSVSIIKEDGFYNTMYVVNKDGELVSEYDKAHRFGLMDEHIHLEEGSGLGTFKLEGVVCGGVICYDIRFPEWIRAQALNGAKVIFVPAEWPAARIDHWKVLLQARAIENQCFIVAVNRVGSDPKNAFGGSSMVIAPWGEVRLDMAMQEGIGYADIDLSEVEEVRKRIPVFTDRREALYSSFQKPAEQ from the coding sequence ATGAAGATTGCTTGTGTTCAAATGGATATTGCATTCGGGGAGCCGGAAACGAATTTCCGCGAGGTTGCAGCGTATATGGAAGAAGCTGTACGGAACGGCGCCGAGACCATTGTTTTGCCGGAAATGTGGAACACCGGCTATGCATTGACCGAACTGAAGACTTTGGCGGATAGTTCCCGCCGCACAATTGGATTTTTGCAGGATTTCGCAAAAACCCATCAGGTGAACATTGTCGGTGGTTCTGTATCCATCATAAAAGAAGATGGTTTTTACAATACGATGTATGTGGTGAACAAAGACGGAGAACTTGTCTCCGAGTATGACAAAGCCCACCGCTTCGGCTTGATGGATGAACATATCCATCTCGAGGAAGGATCCGGGCTTGGTACGTTCAAATTGGAAGGCGTGGTTTGCGGCGGAGTAATTTGCTACGATATCCGTTTTCCTGAATGGATCCGGGCTCAGGCATTAAACGGTGCAAAGGTCATTTTTGTTCCAGCGGAATGGCCGGCAGCCCGCATCGACCATTGGAAAGTCCTGCTCCAGGCCCGGGCGATTGAAAACCAGTGCTTTATTGTAGCCGTTAATCGGGTAGGCAGTGATCCGAAAAATGCATTCGGCGGCAGTTCGATGGTCATCGCTCCTTGGGGAGAGGTCCGGTTGGATATGGCCATGCAAGAAGGCATCGGCTACGCGGACATAGATTTGAGCGAAGTGGAAGAAGTGCGCAAGCGCATCCCTGTGTTCACGGACCGCCGCGAAGCGTTATACAGCAGTTTTCAAAAACCCGCAGAACAATAA
- a CDS encoding purple acid phosphatase family protein — protein MARTPGTSKAAKTICLAAFGLLIAFPSFTPHAEAVLNGASEKEAFSTWSSEAFLERAGLGIYGPVEKVADKQRQSYQDKLYASLNVWDEEFLALYEKKDVYPAVSIAFAPGADETSFNFSWYSPKTNTPGVIEFAKAESGVPAEFPEGAASVQATLDKASFGFTAHEAEITGIEADSEYIYRLGDGKGNWSGPYSFKTRNTDSYNFLLMGDPQIGASGNPHEDRQGWENTLNKALEKFPDTSFIQSAGDQVDYRSSEKEFAAYFAPDALRRYPTATTVGNHDYNEYYEFHFNVPNQNPKLGNYDNSGGDYYFTYGDTLVMNLNSNNENAKEHIQFMEETIAATAGQEFKWKFVVFHHSIYSAAAHSDSENIIKLRESLVPAIDELDIDAVLMGHDHSYVRTYQMKALQPLKNQMVQDGAAVNPEGTVYFTANSSSGSKYYGIEPETEPYSAVREQLEETTFTNIDVTPTSLEFTTYRTDTLEAVDSYKIIKDPSIAVEIPALEKIAMASTGTVLPTRATSFYPEVDLDVKGTNVEGTQYDILPDQVNYRSSPEGQLTFGKDGKVALADTAEPGEVKVWAEVVIGGKTFKSEELTLSVVDHEEQKVVEKNSEWSYLDDGSDQSTEWSEPEFDDSSWETGDAPLGYPEGDEHEGFGEIQTVVEFGPEEYDKYATTYFRTEFELADLSAVKDQGYIEFTVDDSVILYLNGEEIGRFNLPEGDISYDDYLYDVADKKLAEPGKVERIQLDQSLLDNLVEGKNVLSAEVHQDDAQSSDLYWDMEMVIAVDPEND, from the coding sequence ATGGCAAGAACACCTGGAACTTCGAAAGCAGCAAAAACCATTTGTTTGGCAGCCTTTGGGCTTTTAATCGCATTTCCTTCTTTTACGCCGCATGCAGAAGCGGTGCTGAATGGAGCGTCTGAAAAAGAGGCGTTCAGTACGTGGAGCAGCGAGGCCTTTCTGGAAAGAGCCGGACTTGGGATATACGGCCCCGTTGAGAAAGTGGCAGACAAGCAGCGGCAGTCTTATCAGGATAAATTATATGCGTCCTTAAACGTCTGGGATGAAGAATTCCTGGCCTTATATGAGAAAAAAGATGTTTACCCTGCAGTCTCCATCGCCTTTGCGCCCGGAGCTGATGAAACAAGCTTTAACTTTTCCTGGTATTCTCCAAAAACAAATACGCCGGGCGTAATCGAGTTCGCAAAGGCTGAAAGCGGTGTGCCGGCCGAATTTCCGGAAGGTGCCGCTTCGGTCCAGGCAACCTTGGACAAGGCATCGTTCGGTTTTACAGCGCATGAAGCGGAGATTACCGGCATTGAAGCGGACTCGGAGTATATCTACCGCCTGGGAGACGGCAAGGGCAATTGGAGCGGACCTTACAGCTTTAAAACGCGCAATACGGATTCGTACAACTTTCTGCTGATGGGCGATCCGCAAATCGGCGCTTCCGGCAATCCGCATGAGGATAGACAGGGCTGGGAAAACACATTGAACAAAGCGCTTGAGAAATTTCCCGATACGAGTTTTATCCAGTCGGCAGGCGACCAAGTGGACTATCGAAGTTCGGAAAAAGAGTTTGCCGCTTATTTTGCGCCGGACGCTCTGCGCCGATATCCGACCGCTACTACGGTCGGCAATCACGACTACAACGAATATTACGAATTTCATTTCAATGTGCCTAACCAAAACCCCAAATTGGGAAATTACGATAATTCAGGCGGCGACTATTATTTCACTTACGGCGACACGCTGGTCATGAATTTGAACTCCAACAATGAAAATGCGAAAGAACACATTCAATTTATGGAAGAAACGATAGCCGCCACTGCCGGGCAGGAGTTTAAATGGAAGTTTGTCGTATTCCATCATTCCATTTACAGTGCGGCTGCCCATTCCGATTCGGAAAACATCATTAAGCTGAGAGAGAGCCTGGTGCCGGCTATCGATGAACTGGACATTGATGCGGTACTGATGGGCCATGACCATTCCTATGTGCGCACATACCAGATGAAAGCATTGCAGCCGCTGAAAAACCAGATGGTGCAGGACGGCGCCGCAGTGAACCCGGAAGGCACGGTTTATTTTACCGCCAACTCCTCAAGCGGCAGCAAATACTACGGCATTGAGCCGGAAACGGAGCCTTATTCAGCGGTGCGGGAACAGTTGGAAGAAACCACTTTCACAAACATAGATGTAACTCCGACAAGCCTCGAGTTCACGACGTATCGTACAGATACATTGGAAGCGGTGGATTCTTATAAAATCATCAAAGATCCTTCAATCGCCGTTGAGATTCCGGCACTGGAGAAAATAGCGATGGCTTCAACGGGAACGGTATTGCCAACCCGAGCCACTTCGTTTTACCCGGAAGTGGATCTTGATGTGAAAGGGACGAACGTCGAGGGCACGCAATACGATATTCTGCCGGATCAAGTCAATTACCGGAGCAGTCCAGAAGGCCAGCTGACTTTCGGGAAAGATGGGAAAGTGGCGCTGGCCGATACTGCAGAGCCGGGGGAAGTCAAGGTTTGGGCGGAAGTGGTAATCGGAGGCAAGACATTTAAATCTGAAGAACTCACGCTTTCCGTCGTGGACCACGAAGAGCAGAAAGTCGTCGAGAAAAACAGCGAGTGGTCCTACCTGGATGACGGTTCCGATCAAAGTACGGAATGGAGCGAGCCGGAATTTGACGACAGCAGCTGGGAAACCGGAGATGCGCCGCTGGGTTACCCGGAAGGGGATGAGCATGAAGGATTCGGTGAAATTCAGACGGTCGTTGAATTCGGCCCGGAAGAATACGATAAGTATGCCACCACTTATTTCCGGACCGAGTTTGAACTAGCCGATCTGTCTGCAGTTAAAGACCAGGGATACATTGAATTTACGGTCGACGACAGTGTTATCCTGTATTTGAACGGAGAAGAAATCGGCCGGTTTAATCTGCCGGAAGGCGACATCTCCTATGACGATTATTTATATGATGTAGCAGATAAAAAACTGGCGGAACCGGGAAAAGTGGAAAGAATCCAGTTGGATCAAAGCCTTTTGGATAACCTGGTTGAAGGCAAAAACGTCTTATCCGCGGAAGTTCACCAAGACGATGCCCAAAGCTCCGATTTGTACTGGGATATGGAAATGGTTATCGCAGTCGACCCGGAAAATGACTAA
- a CDS encoding GNAT family N-acetyltransferase — translation MFKGQKVRLTAMRTEDLQDYREWNGQAGFARNYNSSPIRELSEKQAADWFNEHSDRDFRFAIRPLGLDTFMGVCAIEDIEWTHRVGWLSIALGPEFQGHGYGIDAMQLMMYYAWNELNLHRLQLTVFDYNQPAIAMYEKLGFQKEGVFREFLQRDGKRHNMYLYGKLASESSDF, via the coding sequence ATGTTTAAAGGACAAAAAGTTCGCTTAACCGCCATGCGAACTGAAGATTTGCAGGATTACCGGGAGTGGAATGGCCAAGCAGGCTTCGCCCGCAACTACAATTCCAGCCCCATCCGTGAGTTGTCCGAGAAACAGGCCGCTGACTGGTTCAACGAACATTCGGACCGGGACTTCCGTTTTGCCATCCGTCCGCTTGGCCTTGACACCTTTATGGGCGTCTGTGCCATTGAGGATATCGAGTGGACGCACCGTGTCGGATGGCTGTCCATTGCCCTCGGACCTGAATTCCAGGGACATGGCTACGGCATCGACGCCATGCAGCTGATGATGTATTATGCCTGGAATGAATTGAATCTTCACCGGCTCCAGCTTACTGTGTTCGATTACAACCAGCCGGCAATTGCTATGTATGAAAAGCTGGGCTTTCAAAAAGAAGGCGTTTTCCGGGAGTTTTTGCAGCGCGACGGCAAACGCCATAATATGTATTTATATGGAAAATTAGCGTCAGAATCGTCCGACTTTTGA
- a CDS encoding M20/M25/M40 family metallo-hydrolase encodes MKKSILAYALAGALVFSASPFALPVAEAGTATAANNAAQDQKIVKRVEAERAIEHVRYLSEEIGSRPGGLEGEKEAADYVARNLKSYGYDVEYQYFPVADQYIADVAFEDGTSWEMGAAPNGKVSKEAVSSEAIYVAGGLKAADFPADTKGKIVLLTREATTAAYRTQVDNAIQAGAAGVILQSVVGSRGNYGSTFNPSLTKSYDVPVYGAAYVQGEWLKERIEKGAAALDLTAVRYTDLQSVNVIGTKKAKTKTADTKEVLLTAHMDSVVGAPGANDNASGVGLMLELARVYKGYNTDKDLKFIAFGSEERGLLGARYYVDQLSQPERDEIEAVFNPDMVATKYEPAKNLYAMTVDGSKNIVTDSTVAAGARLGNSDILPGQFGSSDHVPFHNAGIPAALFIWMGIDSWDPLVYHIEKVYHTPEDTIEDNISGERMQSALEIIGAGLFDVIRKDVSGKK; translated from the coding sequence ATGAAAAAATCCATACTTGCTTATGCGCTTGCCGGAGCTTTGGTATTCAGCGCTTCGCCATTTGCGCTTCCTGTGGCGGAAGCAGGAACGGCCACGGCTGCCAATAACGCAGCGCAAGACCAGAAAATCGTAAAACGCGTAGAAGCGGAACGGGCGATTGAGCATGTGCGCTACTTATCGGAAGAAATCGGTTCACGGCCAGGCGGGCTTGAAGGGGAAAAAGAAGCGGCGGATTATGTGGCCAGAAACTTGAAAAGCTACGGCTATGACGTGGAGTATCAATATTTCCCGGTAGCGGACCAGTATATTGCGGATGTGGCATTTGAAGACGGGACGTCTTGGGAAATGGGGGCGGCGCCGAACGGAAAAGTAAGTAAGGAAGCAGTATCCAGTGAAGCGATTTATGTGGCAGGCGGCTTAAAGGCAGCGGATTTCCCTGCAGACACCAAAGGGAAAATCGTGCTGTTGACGAGAGAAGCTACGACAGCCGCTTACCGCACACAAGTCGATAATGCTATTCAGGCAGGCGCTGCGGGCGTTATCCTGCAAAGTGTAGTGGGAAGCCGCGGCAACTACGGTTCGACCTTCAACCCAAGCTTGACCAAATCTTACGATGTACCGGTATACGGAGCAGCGTATGTACAGGGCGAATGGCTGAAAGAACGGATTGAAAAAGGTGCGGCTGCGCTTGATTTGACAGCTGTCCGCTACACCGATCTTCAGTCGGTCAATGTCATCGGCACGAAAAAAGCAAAAACCAAGACAGCGGATACAAAAGAAGTGCTTTTGACTGCACATATGGATAGTGTCGTCGGCGCTCCCGGAGCGAATGACAATGCGTCAGGCGTCGGGCTGATGCTGGAATTGGCACGCGTTTATAAAGGCTACAATACCGATAAAGATTTGAAATTCATCGCGTTCGGTTCGGAAGAAAGAGGCTTGCTTGGAGCCAGATATTATGTGGACCAATTATCGCAACCGGAAAGAGATGAAATAGAAGCTGTATTCAATCCGGATATGGTGGCTACGAAGTACGAGCCGGCAAAAAACCTGTATGCCATGACGGTTGACGGCAGCAAAAACATTGTAACAGATTCTACAGTAGCGGCGGGCGCACGCCTTGGAAATTCGGATATCCTGCCAGGGCAGTTCGGCTCAAGCGACCACGTGCCATTCCATAATGCCGGCATTCCAGCAGCGTTGTTCATCTGGATGGGAATCGACAGCTGGGATCCGCTCGTTTACCATATCGAGAAAGTTTACCACACACCGGAAGATACAATTGAAGACAATATTTCCGGCGAACGCATGCAGTCTGCACTTGAAATTATCGGTGCCGGTTTGTTTGATGTAATCCGGAAAGACGTATCGGGAAAAAAATAA
- a CDS encoding OsmC family protein, with the protein MAKHSFHLTADWPGLRNDVGEIEAGNLKTKISIPPEMDGPGIGTNPDEMLLGAAATCYIITLAAMLERSKIEKAALTMESEGIVDVTNGVITYQKIIHRPKLVLHKEATEKDFSLARKLAEKAESSCMISRAIKGNVEIELQADISAAK; encoded by the coding sequence ATGGCTAAACACAGTTTTCATTTAACGGCAGACTGGCCGGGGCTCCGCAACGACGTGGGAGAAATAGAAGCCGGCAACTTAAAAACCAAAATTTCGATTCCCCCGGAAATGGACGGGCCTGGCATCGGGACAAATCCGGACGAAATGCTGCTGGGGGCTGCCGCAACCTGCTACATCATTACACTTGCCGCTATGCTGGAACGCAGCAAGATTGAAAAAGCAGCACTGACGATGGAATCTGAAGGCATTGTCGATGTAACGAACGGTGTCATCACGTATCAAAAAATCATCCATCGGCCAAAACTGGTGCTCCACAAAGAAGCCACGGAAAAAGATTTTTCCCTGGCCCGCAAGCTGGCTGAAAAAGCGGAATCCTCCTGCATGATCAGCCGGGCGATCAAAGGCAATGTGGAAATTGAATTGCAGGCAGATATTTCTGCTGCGAAATAA